A single window of Nicotiana sylvestris chromosome 5, ASM39365v2, whole genome shotgun sequence DNA harbors:
- the LOC138868949 gene encoding uncharacterized protein has protein sequence MAIDMNIKELLVIGVSDLLIHQELRKRFTKTEFRHFPRVQNEFADALATLSSMIQHLDKNFIDPIPVKIHDQLAYYAHVEEEADGKPWFHDIKEYLAKGEYSKLANPTQERTLWRLSNNFFHSRGILYRRTPDLGLLSFNNLVYFAVYVLY, from the exons atggccattgacatgaacattaaggaattgctagtgattggggtttcagacttgcttatacatcag gagctgaggaagaggttcacaaagacagagttccggcattttcccagagtccagaatgagtttgccgatgcattggctaccctatcatctatgattcagcatcTAGATAAGAACTTCATAGATCCTATTCCGgtgaagattcatgatcagctagcttactatgctcatgtagaggaagaagcagacggaaaaccttggtttcatgatatcaaggaatacttggcaaaaggagaatactcaAAGCTCGCAAATCCCACTCAGGAGCGCACACTTTGGAGGTtatctaacaatttctttcatagcAGAGGAAttctgtataggaggactcctgatttgggattattaag tttcaacaatcttgtctactttgctgtTTATGTTTTGTATTGA